A stretch of DNA from Coccidioides posadasii str. Silveira chromosome 1, complete sequence:
GAAAACTTAGGTTTACGGGACCTTTTTTGATTGACTCAGATAGCGAGAGTGAACCCGGATTTCTCGGCCAATCTTCAAGACAGTCAGAAATCGAAAATCAACCGGACTTGGAAGTCGGATATCGCTTCTCAGCTGGAAACGAGTCCATGAAAGTCAGTGAACCACGTCAAAGTGAGGAGGTCTCCGAGGATTCCGATGAAGACAGCAGGGGAATGGGTTCGGAATGCAGTGGCACCGAGGAGCCAAGTGAATTTACTGAATTAGCGGAGGCCAATGCTTTCGGCCCTATTGAAGAATGTCCCGATGACGAAGAGGTGGCGGTTTGCCCAATATGTCAAACTAGTCTCCGGGGTTTAACGGATTCTGTAAGTTTCATTTCATATGCTCCTGTGACGACAATAACGAGACTCATTTATATTTGAAGGAGGCTTCCTTACACGTCAACCAATGCCTCGATGGGGACTCTGCCCCTCTGCCAAGGACGATGAAGAGTGAAGTGACGAAGAAAGTGTCAAAGGCATCTCTATCAAGAGCAGAGCTCAAGGTTACGTCACGTCCTGGGCAGAGAAGCCCGTTTACGGTGAACTCGACGGTCACAACGTCGTCTTCCGCTTTCTCAAAGATCATGTCTGGCAACGCAGAGGATGCAGCATGGGCTGCAGCAGCCGCCAACGAAGTAGCTTCCAGGGGCAAACAGGCTTACGAAAGGACATGTCCTTTTTACAAGATCCTCCCAGGATTCTCGATTTGCGTGGATGCTTTCCGTTATGGCGCTGTCGAGGGTTGCAATGCATACTTTCTCAGCCATTTTCATAGTGATCATTACATTGGGCTGAATTCGAATTGGTCTCACGGCCCTATTTATTGCAGTAAGGTCACCGGAAACCTTGTCCGCCAGCAGTTGAAAGTCAACCCAAAATTCATCGTTGATCTTGAATTTGAAAAGCCCTTCGAGGTTCCTGAGACGGGTGGGGTAAGGGTTACGATGATCCCTGCGAATCATTGTCCGGGTAgctctctttttttatttgagAAGGTTTTTGGGCAAGGGAAAGCTCGGAGATATCAACGTGTCCTCCACTGTGGTGATTTCAGAGCCTCTCCCGCCCATATCCAGCACCCATTGATAAGGCCTGATGCCGTGGACCCGGTGACAGGGCAACCTAAGCAGCAACGCATCGATGTTTGCTACTTAGATACCACGTATCTCAACCCTAAATATGCCTTTCCGAGCCAGGAGGATGTTGTCAACGCCTGTGCTCGGATGTGTATGAGCTTGAATGAAAACAAACCTGGTCATCACGATATTTGGAAACGCGGTAAGGCGAATGGAGAAGATCTCAATGAGAAGGATAACTCCGGCAACAATGCCAAAGCCGGTGGGAATCCCAAGCCACGGTTACTTGTTGTCATTGGGACCTACAGTATTGGCAAGGAGCGGATCTGTCTAGGCATAGCCAAAGCGTTAAATTGCAAGATCTTCGCAACGGCTGCAAAACAACGTATATGTGCCTGCCTTGAAGACCCCGAGCTATCCAGCCTGCTCACCAGCGACCCCTTGGAGGCGCAAGTTCATATGCATAGCTTAATGGAGATTCGTGTCGATACGCTCTCCGAATATCTATCCTCCTTCAAGCCCCACTTTACTCATATTGTCGGCTTTAGACCTACGGGGTGGAACTATCGGCCGCCGGCTGGTCGAATGATCGATAATCCGTTGGTTTCAACCGTTCTCCGATCTGAGTCGTGGAAGGCTCGTTTTACAGTCAATGATCTCGTTCCGCAGCGCGGTAGTAACAAGCAAAGCTCATGTTTTGGGGTGCCTTATAGTGAACATAGTTCATTCCGGGAATTGACGATGTTCTGCTGTGCCCTGAGGCTTGGAAAAGTTATACCGACCGTGAATGTGGGTAGTCGGAAGACGAGAGAAAAGATGAAGCTTTGGGTTGATAAATGGGAAGCGGAGAAACGAAAATCGGGCTTTTTTAAGCTGGAAGAGGGAGCAACTCGTTGGTGATCGGCGTCTTTAAGTTTTGGAGAGTATAGTGCCATACGGGGCGTATAAAAAGATGGAAACAGACTATAGATACTGAGACACAATACTAATTGGATTGCACCTAATTATGAGATAATAGTAGGGGGCACGGCAAACTTTTCGCATTGATAATGTGACTTTGGCCTTGGAGATGCTCCAGGAGCCTCGATGTCTCCTTACCGTGCAATAGCCGTATCAGGGCGGTGATTATTTGCAACGACACTACGGAGACAAAAGAAGAGCTCTTAAATACAAGTGGATCCTTAGGGACGGCCATGTCCGGAATGACTACATCCTTGGATCGATCGGGTTACACGACGCCTGTTAACGATTTGTCTtcgattaaaaaaaaaagaaagaaagaaagaaagaaaggagcAGAGTTTCTCATTAAGAAATCTAAAAGTACAACCAGCTCTCTCTTCCCTAGACGCTAACTAATCGTCGATCTCATATGTCTCACTGATCACTCCTATTCAGACAACCAATCAAGCCGAGCTGGTTTCAATTTGCTCGGTCCAGTGGTTGTTTCATGTCCACAGGCTTGGGAATGTTCTGCACATAATCCCCCGTTGCCGGGCGTGCTAGACACCTCTGCCACCAATCATTAACCATCTCCCGTTTGGTAATGAGGTCTCCATGTCCAACATCAATCAGCTCCGCAACAGCAGGAATATAGAAGATATCCGCCAGACCGAAGCTGTCGCCCGCCATGTACTGCTTGCCAGCCTTGAGGGATTGCTCGCACAGGTCCAGGTGCGACTCCAGTTGGGATTTCGCCTTCGCGACAGCGGCCTCGTCCACCGGCTGGTCGAAGAGGAAGCGGTTGCCGTACGATTGTTACAGAAGCTCTTACGCGCGAGCGTTGAAGTAGCACATCTCGAGGCACACAGCTTGTTCGAATCGCGCGAGAGCCAAGGCATCCTTGGTATCGGGGAGCAGATCTGTGACGTTGTAGCGTGTGGCGATGTATTTCGCCATTGGGCGAGACTCGTAAAGATGGTCTCCTTCCGGGGTTGTGAGAACAGGGAATTTTCCCATCGGGTTCATGAGGAGAAAGCTAGGATGCTGCGCCAAAGGGACGTTGGTTGCTGTCTTCCACTTTTGTTCTTCCCTTATCTTTCTTTTATGGGACGGTCCGACGGAGGAGGACGGCATCCATGTCGGTTACATACCTTATGTGCACCTTTCCGGAAGTCAACATTGACATAGTCATAGTCCTTCAGGCCACCCTCAGCGACCGTGAGCAGCACGATATCCGAGTATGGCGAGGCCATATTGCCGTAGATCTTGAGCTTGCCTGCCATGTTCCCTCGTTGCCACTTGAAGTGGTCGGCTTTCTTAATCTTTCCCTTGCAGAGAGATCGGGATGGCGGATATCTGGATGTCAGGGCGGGCGAAGGGCCCCGTTTAGTCTTTATGTGGCACGCGCCGACACCTTTTGCGCACTCTTCTCCGTCCTGTCTCCGATCTGTAATGCAATGCACAGCCTTTTGCTATGACTCGACACTCAGTTCTCCGCTCTGCATAAACCTTCTGAAGAGGATAGCAAGGCTAGGGAAAGGAGTTGCGCAGCTTGTCTGCCATATCGGCTACTCGGGGAAGATTCAGGTACCCTTCGCTTTGACTTCAATTTGCGCTCTTAGGagtgtcttttttttttttttttttttttttaatgtaGACGAGACATCGAGAGCGCGATTGCCTGAGGCGACTGCATGGTTATTGGCACTGTACTCGGCTGCGTGGTACCAGGCGGCCGCTTAGAGCATCGGGTTGAGTTGCAGCTGTGCTCGGCAACGGCCAAAGTCGCCGACTTGAATCCATTTTGACTCTGCAAGGCTGAAGGCCGTTGAACTTTAACCTAACCTTGCACATCCTCCTTCGTGATGATATCAGTGGCTTCCGGTTGACGAACGATACAGTGAACTTTGGAGTTGGTTTACATCTTGGCCGGAGATGCGCTTGATGGGATTGGACTCAAAAACTTTTTCAGTTGGGAACTAATACACATTGTTCAGAGAGTGAAGCGGAACCGGGGATCATCGTCACCCATATTCCCCAAAATCCGCTCCTCCAGCTGCAGTCTATCATCACGTTTCCCTTGCTCTCTCAGTTTGTTTTCCCTCACCAGTCCAATCGCAAACACGATGCTCATGACTCCGCAGAAAATCATCATAGCAAGAGAAACACCGTATCCCACAAAGTATCTGGGCCGGTCCTCCATGACGAAGATATTACTCGCAATAATTCCTCCAATATTTCCAAATCCAACCTGAATTGCCAAGCCGATGGCCCGTTTATAGTGTCCTCCCAGGTTATTTGCCATCCAGACGATGGCGACGGGCTGAACAATGTATGTTCCGGTGCAAACGAAGAAAACCGCCATGTAACGGACGGAAGGTGACAGACCACCTCCTGGAGGTCCTTGGCATAGAAGGATAATATATCCGATGCTAGCGACGATGACACCAAACACAACGAATCCAAATCGGTGTCTTAGGCGGTCGGTGAGGTATGACACTATTAGGGTTACGACGGCTGCGACGACCCAGATCGGGATGCTGTGAACCTGGCTGTCGATACCAGAGTACCCGAGAGAATTCACAATTGAAGGGATGAAGAGCGCAGTGGCGTAGCCCGAGACCGTGATTCCGATATAGATCATACTTCCAACATAGATCTTCCAATCGCTCATGATGCGTTTCCATGCTTCAGCATCCAGCCGATCCATGCGTGCTCCGCCACCGACGTCCTCAGAATTGCGCGCGAGCACGTACTGCTTTTCCTCCTCGGTTAAGAATTTGGCTTGCTCCGGCCAGTCAGCGATAAGGAACTTTGCTGGAACGGCGAGCACGATCGACATAAGGCCTTCCATGATGAATATCCAACGCCACCCACTATACCCTCCCAGACCCCTCATGTGGTCTAGTCCGTATGCGAGGAGACCGCCAAAGGCTCCAGCCACCAGGCCGGCGACCCAGAAGAGCGAGAACCGTTTCTGGAATTCATGACGCTTATAGTACATGGCCATTAGATAGGCACAACCTGGGACAAAACCGGCTTCGAAGACACCGATAAAGAAGCGACAGGCAATCAGGGCACCATTGTTTTTGACGAACCCCTGGCACATCGATGCAACTCCTAAAGCGTTGGTTAGCTTGCATTCTCCGTGCTGAAAAGAGGCCAGTCAGGTACACCGTTATACGCACCCCACAAGAAAGTCAAGAGACTGATCCACGTTGACGGtgtaaatttcttgaggACGATGTTGCTCGGGATATCCAGCAGGATATAAGGAACAAAGAAGACTTGAACCGCAATGTTGAAATCGTTTCCCACTTGTCCAAGCTCCTTCATAATCCCCAAGACGGCAACGTTTCCCAAATTGATTCGATCTAGAAAGCCAAAGACGAATACAACCCAGAGAGGAGCCATCAGATGCATGTCAATCTTGCGCAGTACCTTGCGCGGTGACACCGAAAGTTGGCTTGAGGACCCTCCATCGCCAGATTCTACGTCTGACTTCTCCCTGTTAGCCAGCTTTGGACCGATTTTGTCCTCTGAGCTTTCGGAAGCCATTGTCAAGAAACATCAAAAGAGTGAGCGCTGTCAGAGGCAAATGGAAGCACCGAGACAATGAGAGCGGGGACAGTGAACGAGGAGGTGAAGCGGATCGGCGATGGGTGATAAAAGAAGCAGGGAAGGGAAAGCGCCCAGGACAGTGCTCTCATCTTCCGGAATTCCCAAAACTATTCCGACACTTAGACTGTCTGCTTTGCGAGTATTCGACCCTTGTGGCTTTGCGGGATGGGAGCTAACTGGCCTGTTTTCCATTCGGAGGCGTTGTTCTAAATGCCACCTCCCcctaaaaagaaaaacccTCCGCAGTCATTGCATGGGGTCTTGGGAACTTGCAGATGGGAGAAAAGGGCGCTGGATCCCGCATGCTTGGTGGATTTCAAGCGGGGCCGGGAATCGAGCACGGAGTACGAGCCAGTCGAACTAGTTAATGTCCGTCAGCTTGCAGCTTGGTTTTAATTTTCCGCTTCCACCAAGAGGGCCGGCTGCGTTGGAAGCAAATGGGTCGCAGACACACCACGCGATATCAACATGAACACGCATGCAGCAGTCCCACATTCAACCCGGGAAACCATTAATTGAGCTGATCTCATTCATTACTACTATCTTTGTTCAAGTTGTTGGGAACTCGTTAACATTCGAGGGCTTGAATGGAAGCCCAGGCTGTTCGGCACTTGCTCGCCCCGAAGTGTCAGTGAGTCCTGTTTTTAATCCTTGACAGTTCAACCACTGTGGTATCGCGCCCCTTGGTCCTGCCGCAGAGGTTACCTCTGATCCATGTACCAACAGAAGGGCATGTCGGTTTCTCGCTCTCACTACTCCGCACGGCCGCTTGTGCGGGCAGGGATCGACGCCACGGCGTTTCGGGAGGTGACAGAGATATTTTTCATCTTACTTAATATGGATGTGCAGCCTCTAACTCCGAGATCATGAGCCATACACGCACCTACAGATAATTGGGTGCCATCGTGTATCTTCCTCATTTCGCTAGAGTTGTGCTCTGGGGAAGGCTTCCCGGGGGGTGAGACACTGCCAGAATGCTCCCCTTTTGGGGGGGAATGGAAGGACTCGGGAACTTGGAAGCTGCTAAGAACCTGGCCAGCGCCAGCCCTGGTTGGTGGCCAGGCAATACGGGATCACAAGCGTTACACCGGGCCCTTGTCGCTCCCGTCTTGGCCCATCGAACAGTTCATCTCCATTGCTTGTCATCGGCGATCATTGGCTCATCTCCCTTTAGTAGCCGAGCAAAAAATCTTGCCCTATCTTTGATCCTGTCGGACAATTCTTTTTGGCTTtgttggtttttttttttttttttttttttttttttttttttttcctcttcaaATCTTTTCGCTAGCGAGGCATCAAGGGGGTTTTCCGCTGGGCGACGCAAAAGATGGACCATTGTTTAGGGACATCAATTTGTCGCTTACACGGTTTGGCAAATGCTTCTGCGATCAAGGTGTCCAGGGAAAAGCGACAGGGCCTTGTTTCTTGACATGCGAATCTCTCTGTGTGCCTTGCTTTCTACCCGTGAAATGCGGGATGTCCACCCTTGCATCCATATTTCACGGAAAATGCTGCTATACCCCAGGTATACGAATGGACAAGAGATGCATCTTGACGTCCCGTTGTTGGATCTCAAGCAAGGTTAAAAACGATATTTCGAAAATAGCTGATCCCTCTTTTTTCTGTCCTCCCCATGGATTGCATGGCACCCAGGGTTTCCCCCATATACAATGAGAAGGTTCTGCTCGCTCGTTCACCGCAAGCTGACTCCGGATTCTTCGCTCCACCATGGTACATGCCAGTTGGTCCTTGCGTGAATTGGTATAATGCCGCTCTTCAGTCACTATGGAGACATTGAAGACATTTCGGATCGTTTGGCTATCCCATCGCTGGTTTTCTCAATCGTGACTCCGCTCTTCATTGTCGCAAGATTCTGGAGTCGCAGAGTCTTTGCCAAACGTTTTGGGCCTGATGATTGGGCAATTCTGGCTTCATCGGTACTGTTCTTGGCCTGTCTCTCCCCCATCCTTCTTGGATGGTTGACGAAACTCGGTCGAGGGCCTTCATTCTAATGGTTAGCATGTGCTGGCAGATATTTTCAGAGACTGTTTCGATCCAGATGATAATCAGTGAGTAATACCTGTGATTTATTGCCTGGCTGCTTTCTGTATGggatatgttctaacagactCGCAGTTTGCCAATGGGCTTTTGGAAAACACAAAGACGATATCAATAGAATTGACCCAGCGTTACTGGCAAAAAGTCTCAAGGTACATAATTTTTGCGCATATGAAAATCCAGTATGCAGCGCCTATTCAGCTGACCCCCGATTGCCCTTTTAGCTCTATTTCTATGCGCAAATTTTctataaaattaatatagGGTTGACCAAGATCAGCATCCTGCTCCTTTACatcaaggtcttcatccagccGTGGTTTAGGAAAACGTGCTGGACATGTATCGGCGTTATCATTGCGTTTACCACGGGTACTGTCTTCTCAAGCATTTTCCAATGCACTCCGGTGCACTATGCCTTTAACAAAACGACCCCTGGCGGTGGGAAATGCCTTAATCTTACTGCATTTTGGTATGCCAATGCTGCATTTAATATCTTGAGCGACGCCGTCATCATTGCCCTCCCAATTCCAGTGATTTTCAAACTGCACTCACCTACCAGAACCAAGATTGCAGTTTCCAGTGTATTTGCTGTTGGTCTATTGTGAGTTTCCcccctttcttctttttcctcctccGTACACCGGAGAGTAACAGTGAACCAGCGTCTGTATAACCTCCGTTCTTCGCTTCACCACCCTCAACGTGGCAACGTCGCATCTAGACACTCCCTGGACCAATATCGGTTCTTCCATGTGGACGGTAATTGAAACCAACCTTGGCATCATCTGCGCCTGTATGCCTACACTTTGGCGTCCATTATCACGCTTCTTCCCTTGGCTTTCGTCTCAGCTCACGAACAAATATGGGACGGGCCAAAGTATGGCGAGCCAAGGACATGCCTCGAACAAGAGAAGAGCGAACCCTGCCAGCGCAAGGGAGGTAGCTGGGTATTGGACAAAAATTGAGTCCAGTGATGAGCAGCTGGCACGGGATTACGGGGTGTATTCTGGTGCTGAAGGTGACAGGAAGGGTGCATCGGAGGATAGCGGGCGTTTCGCGGATGAAACCGCAATCAGGAAGACCACTCAGGTCTCCGTGCGGTACTGTGAAGACGATATTCAAGATCATCCTGGACATGGCGAACTGGACATAGAGATGAGACGAGTAGGCTGATATATAAAATAGACGAATTATAATTGACAAAATTGCCATATTTTAAGGCCAGCACCGTCGCGGAAACTCAATCTAATATGTACGTCCGTTCTCTAGACGGTTATATCATGACGAACACGCGCTCTAAGCTCCACGGTTCTCTCCCAGGATGATCCATTGGCAGTTCCAGTGGGGAGGAACAGCCGAAGGCAAGGTTCAAGGGACTAAAGATCGCGGCGATGATTGTGGACGGGAAATTCTGTCACCATTCTTGGCTGTGCGGTGTCAAAAGGGCAAACCCGGTCAGGCATAAGCCGGCAGTTCGCGCAGTGCAGGCCAAGAGGATTTAGTTGAAGCGGGTTTTTGGTGAGGATCGGGAACTTCCCTCACTCAGCATTCAGGTTTGCTGCCCCCTCTCGCAGTGGATCATCGATCCGAGCGTTGAGGACAACCAGAAGTTAGTTGCGAGCCGGTGCAGTGAGGGGGTTCACAACGCCTAGTTATAAATACGACAAACCCACTTCCTTCGCGACTCGGGTTTCTCCGTTCGGCCTCCTTCATTCATCATCGACCACGGATTGCTCAAAGCTTTTTGGTCATTGATTGCGCTCAAAAACGGCCGGCCTTGACGTCAACCATTTTCGCCCGACCGTTCGCCCGCCTCTACGGAATATCCCCGCGCCTTTCGCCCGCCGTTCTGCAGCATGGCATCAAGTGAGACCCAAGCTACCGTCGAGATGGCTGAAGCTCTGAGATCAAAGCTGGAGGGTTCTGAAGTCCTCACCCCTTCATCCCCGGGCTACGAAGATGCAATTAAGCGATGGTCTGACGCGGCGGTGAAACGAGCTGTAAGTTTGCAGTTCGAAAGAAATGGATAGCCAGTTTTATCTCAGGACTGTTTGTCTGAGGTTGATGGCTGACCAGGGAGACTCCAGGGCCTGGTCATGCTCGCTACCAGTGCAGAGGATATTTCCAAAGCCGTCCGTTTCGCCCAAGAGAACAATATCGACTTGGCTATTAGAGGAGGCGGTCATTCCGTCTCGGGGACCAGTTCCAGCGATGGAGGCCTCGTTATCGACCTATCTCTCATGCGCAAGGTCACGGTCGACCCTACAAAGAAAACAATTACGGCCCAGGGGGGAGCTCTTTGGGTGGATGTTGATACTGCGGCAGCTGCCCACAATCTCGCCATGCCTGGTGGCACCGTGAACCATACTGGCATTGGAGGCTTGACACTGGGCGGCGGATACGGCTGGCTGAGTGCTAAATATGGACTTGTGATTGACAATCTCATTTCCGCAAAGATGGTCCTCGCAGACGGGCGGATCGTAACGACATCCGCT
This window harbors:
- a CDS encoding uncharacterized protein (EggNog:ENOG410PPSF~COG:O), giving the protein MAGKLKIYGNMASPYSDIVLLTVAEGGLKDYDYVNVDFRKGAHKHPSFLLMNPMGKFPVLTTPEGDHLYESRPMAKYIATRYNVTDLLPDTKDALALARFEQAPVDEAAVAKAKSQLESHLDLCEQSLKAGKQYMAGDSFGLADIFYIPAVAELIDVGHGDLITKREMVNDWWQRCLARPATGDYVQNIPKPVDMKQPLDRAN
- a CDS encoding uncharacterized protein (EggNog:ENOG410PK6Y~COG:L~BUSCO:2295at33183) encodes the protein MPPSASPFFRPNKPPARQSIRIGSRKPSVRRNTSILQFFNKAETPPKPVSSQNRITQYISQRRSSTSRPLSLNDSVNTEVEEFESLFVEDVRARDNNGATTDTQAFSDRERSASPDGFWAGTGAADNAILYGAGEDRYHENGKAVKKRKVGYDGFELDPGEVNGTIDQDTTVPQGDATSKDSAGATPAGKLRFTGPFLIDSDSESEPGFLGQSSRQSEIENQPDLEVGYRFSAGNESMKVSEPRQSEEVSEDSDEDSRGMGSECSGTEEPSEFTELAEANAFGPIEECPDDEEVAVCPICQTSLRGLTDSEASLHVNQCLDGDSAPLPRTMKSEVTKKVSKASLSRAELKVTSRPGQRSPFTVNSTVTTSSSAFSKIMSGNAEDAAWAAAAANEVASRGKQAYERTCPFYKILPGFSICVDAFRYGAVEGCNAYFLSHFHSDHYIGLNSNWSHGPIYCSKVTGNLVRQQLKVNPKFIVDLEFEKPFEVPETGGVRVTMIPANHCPGSSLFLFEKVFGQGKARRYQRVLHCGDFRASPAHIQHPLIRPDAVDPVTGQPKQQRIDVCYLDTTYLNPKYAFPSQEDVVNACARMCMSLNENKPGHHDIWKRGKANGEDLNEKDNSGNNAKAGGNPKPRLLVVIGTYSIGKERICLGIAKALNCKIFATAAKQRICACLEDPELSSLLTSDPLEAQVHMHSLMEIRVDTLSEYLSSFKPHFTHIVGFRPTGWNYRPPAGRMIDNPLVSTVLRSESWKARFTVNDLVPQRGSNKQSSCFGVPYSEHSSFRELTMFCCALRLGKVIPTVNVGSRKTREKMKLWVDKWEAEKRKSGFFKLEEGATRW
- a CDS encoding uncharacterized protein (EggNog:ENOG410PVA2~COG:G~TransMembrane:12 (i48-75o87-107i114-133o145-164i176-195o207-229i278-303o315-335i342-360o372-395i407-430o436-462i)); the encoded protein is MASESSEDKIGPKLANREKSDVESGDGGSSSQLSVSPRKVLRKIDMHLMAPLWVVFVFGFLDRINLGNVAVLGIMKELGQVGNDFNIAVQVFFVPYILLDIPSNIVLKKFTPSTWISLLTFLWGVASMCQGFVKNNGALIACRFFIGVFEAGFVPGCAYLMAMYYKRHEFQKRFSLFWVAGLVAGAFGGLLAYGLDHMRGLGGYSGWRWIFIMEGLMSIVLAVPAKFLIADWPEQAKFLTEEEKQYVLARNSEDVGGGARMDRLDAEAWKRIMSDWKIYVGSMIYIGITVSGYATALFIPSIVNSLGYSGIDSQVHSIPIWVVAAVVTLIVSYLTDRLRHRFGFVVFGVIVASIGYIILLCQGPPGGGLSPSVRYMAVFFVCTGTYIVQPVAIVWMANNLGGHYKRAIGLAIQVGFGNIGGIIASNIFVMEDRPRYFVGYGVSLAMMIFCGVMSIVFAIGLVRENKLREQGKRDDRLQLEERILGNMGDDDPRFRFTL
- a CDS encoding uncharacterized protein (EggNog:ENOG410PVT7~COG:S~TransMembrane:3 (o46-70i82-102o126-151i)), which translates into the protein MVSMCWQIFSETVSIQMIIICQWAFGKHKDDINRIDPALLAKSLKLYFYAQIFYKINIGLTKISILLLYIKVFIQPWFRKTCWTCIGVIIAFTTGTVFSSIFQCTPVHYAFNKTTPGGGKCLNLTAFWYANAAFNILSDAVIIALPIPVIFKLHSPTRTKIAVSSVFAVGLL
- a CDS encoding uncharacterized protein (EggNog:ENOG410PVT7~COG:S) — protein: MWTVIETNLGIICACMPTLWRPLSRFFPWLSSQLTNKYGTGQSMASQGHASNKRRANPASAREVAGYWTKIESSDEQLARDYGVYSGAEGDRKGASEDSGRFADETAIRKTTQVSVRYCEDDIQDHPGHGELDIEMRRVG